One window of the Anopheles cruzii chromosome 2, idAnoCruzAS_RS32_06, whole genome shotgun sequence genome contains the following:
- the LOC128276188 gene encoding cullin-4A isoform X1: MSHTENDRKRANFSALSNSNGAIIKMTTATGTGKPGDIKKIIIKNFRTKPTLPDNYQERTWEKLREAVIAIQLSKRIEYSLEELYQAVENMCSHKMDSQLYVNLTSLAEQHVKSNITPFLAESVDKLVYLKKMNDCWQSHCQQMIMIRSIFLYLDRTYVLQNPTVHSIWDMGLELFRDHIAQNGLVQTRTVDGILILIEKERHGEAVDRTLLKSLLRMLSDLQIYREAFEQKFLVATKHLYQSEGQAKMEELDVPDYLQHVDKRLQEENERLLHYLDSCTKHQLIVTVERQLINEHITGILQKGLDQLLEENRLADLTLLYQLFSRVKNGTTELCSHFNAYIKKKGRTIVIDPEKDKSMVQDLLDYKDKMDHIVNTCFERNEKYANSLREAFEYFINQRSNKPAELIAKYVDMKLRAGNKEATEEELEQILDKIMVQFRFIHGKDVFEAFYKKDLAKRLLVGKSASVDAEKSMLSKLKQECGGGFTSKLEGMFKDMELSRDINIAFKQSMQNAEHKDLQNIDLTVNILTMGFWPTYPLMEVTLPPELLQYQAIFNKFYLAKHSGRKLQWQPTLGHCVLKAQFDAGPKDLQVSLFQALVLLLFNYNAIIMFEDICAAVNIETGELKRTLQSLACGKARVLTKIPKGREVENTDKFQFNNEFTNKLFRIKINQIQMKETTEEQKATEERVYQDRQYQIDAAIVRIMKMRKTLSHNLLITELYKQLTFPVKPADLKKRIESLIDRDYMERDKDNQNQYNYVA, from the exons ATGAGCCACACGGAGAACGATCGCAAACGGGCCAATTTTTCTGCCCTGAGCAACAGTAACGGCGCCATCATCAAGATGACCACAGCGACAGGCACTGGGAAACCGGGCGATATTAAGAAAATTATCATCAAAAACTTCAGAA CGAAACCAACACTGCCGGACAACTATCAGGAGCGGACGTGGGAGAAGCTGCGGGAAGCCGTGATCGCTATCCAGCTCTCGAAGCGCATCGAATACTCGCTGGAGGAGCTGTACCAGGCGGTCGAGAACATGTGCAGCCACAAGATGGACTCGCAGCTGTACGTCAACCTGACGTCGTTGGCCGAGCAGCACGTCAAGTCGAACATTACACCATTCCTGGCCGAGTCCGTCGACAAGTTGGTGTACCTGAAGAAGATGAACGATTGCTGGCAGTCGCACTGTCAGCAGATGATCATGATCCGCAGCATCTTCCTGTACCTAGACCGCACGTACGTGCTACAGAACCCGACGGTGCACTCGATCTGGGACATGGGCCTGGAGCTGTTCCGTGATCATATCGCGCAGAACGGCCTCGTGCAGACGCGAACGGTCGACGGGATCCTGATACTGATCGAAAAGGAGCGCCACGGCGAGGCGGTCGATCGGACGCTGCTGAAGAGCCTGCTGCGTATGCTGTCCGATCTGCAGATCTACCGGGAGGCGTTCGAGCAAAAGTTCCTGGTCGCCACCAAGCACCTGTACCAGTCGGAGGGTCAGGCGAAAATGGAGGAACTGGACGTGCCGGATTACCTGCAGCACGTCGACAAGCGGCTGCAGGAGGAGAACGAGCGGCTGCTGCACTATCTCGACAGTTGCACCAAGCATCAGCTGATCGTGACGGTGGAGCGGCAGCTCATTAACGAGCACATCACGGGCATCCTGCAGAAGGGGCTGGACCAGCTGCTGGAGGAGAACCGGCTGGCCGATCTGACGCTGCTGTATCAGCTGTTTAGCCGcgtgaaaaatggcaccaccgAGCTGTGCTCGCATTTTAACGCGTACATCAAGAAGAAGGGCCgcacgatcgtgatcgacCCGGAGAAGGACAAGTCGATGGTGCAGGACCTGCTGGACTACAAGGACAAGATGGACCACATCGTCAACACGTGCTTCGAGCGGAACGAAAAGTACGCCAACTCGCTGCGCGAAGCGTTCGAGTACTTCATCAACCAGCGCTCGAACAAACCGGCCGAACTGATCGCGAAGTACGTCGACATGAAGCTCCGGGCGGGCAACAAGGAGGCCACGGAGGAAGAGCTCGAGCAGATACTGGACAAGATTATGGTGCAGTTCCGGTTCATCCACGGCAAGGACGTGTTCGAGGCGTTCTACAAGAAGGATCTGGCCAAACGCCTGCTGGTGGGCAAGTCGGCCTCCGTCGACGCGGAGAAGAGTATGCTGTCGAAGCTGAAGCAGGAGTGTGGCGGCGGGTTTACCTCCAAGCTGGAGGGCATGTTCAAAGACATGGAACTGAGCCGGGACATTAACATCGCGTTCAAACAG AGCATGCAGAACGCGGAACACAAGGACCTACAAAACATCGATCTGACGGTCAACATACTGACGATGGGCTTTTGGCCGACGTACCCGCTGATGGAAGTGACCCTGCCACCCGAGCTGCTACAGTATCAGGCGATATTCAACAAATTCTACCTTGCCAAGCACAGTGGCCGGAAGCTCCAGTGGCAGCCCACGTTGGGGCACTGCGTGCTGAAAGCACAGTTCGATGCG GGACCAAAAGATTTGCAGGTCTCACTGTTCCAAGCCctggtcctgctgctgttcaACTACAATGCCATCATCATGTTCGAGGACATTTGCGCGGCGGTCAACATCGAG ACGGGTGAGCTGAAACGTACCCTACAGTCGCTGGCCTGCGGCAAGGCCCGAGTGCTGACAAAGATTCCGAAAGGGCGTGAGGTGGAAAATACCGACAAGTTTCAGTTCAACAACGAGTTTACGAATAAGCTGTTCCGCATCAAGATCAATCAGATACAGATGAAGGAAACG ACGGAGGAGCAAAAAGCCACCGAAGAACGTGTCTACCAGGACCGGCAGTATCAGATCGATGCCGCGATCGTGCGTATTATGAAGATGAGGAAAACGCTAAGTCACAATCTGCTGATTACGGAACTCTACAAACAGCTTACCTTTCCGGTAAAG ccGGCCGACTTGAAGAAACGCATCGAATCCCTGATCGACCGAGACTACATGGAGCGGGACAAGGATAACCAAAACCAGTACAACTACGTTGCCTAA
- the LOC128276188 gene encoding cullin-4A isoform X2, whose translation MSHTENDRKRANFSALSNSNGAIIKMTTATGTGKPGDIKKIIIKNFRTKPTLPDNYQERTWEKLREAVIAIQLSKRIEYSLEELYQAVENMCSHKMDSQLYVNLTSLAEQHVKSNITPFLAESVDKLVYLKKMNDCWQSHCQQMIMIRSIFLYLDRTYVLQNPTVHSIWDMGLELFRDHIAQNGLVQTRTVDGILILIEKERHGEAVDRTLLKSLLRMLSDLQIYREAFEQKFLVATKHLYQSEGQAKMEELDVPDYLQHVDKRLQEENERLLHYLDSCTKHQLIVTVERQLINEHITGILQKGLDQLLEENRLADLTLLYQLFSRVKNGTTELCSHFNAYIKKKGRTIVIDPEKDKSMVQDLLDYKDKMDHIVNTCFERNEKYANSLREAFEYFINQRSNKPAELIAKYVDMKLRAGNKEATEEELEQILDKIMVQFRFIHGKDVFEAFYKKDLAKRLLVGKSASVDAEKSMLSKLKQECGGGFTSKLEGMFKDMELSRDINIAFKQSMQNAEHKDLQNIDLTVNILTMGFWPTYPLMEVTLPPELLQYQAIFNKFYLAKHSGRKLQWQPTLGHCVLKAQFDAGPKDLQVSLFQALVLLLFNYNAIIMFEDICAAVNIETGELKRTLQSLACGKARVLTKIPKGREVENTDKFQFNNEFTNKLFRIKINQIQMKETTEEQKATEERVYQDRQYQIDAAIVRIMKMRKTLSHNLLITELYKQLTFPPADLKKRIESLIDRDYMERDKDNQNQYNYVA comes from the exons ATGAGCCACACGGAGAACGATCGCAAACGGGCCAATTTTTCTGCCCTGAGCAACAGTAACGGCGCCATCATCAAGATGACCACAGCGACAGGCACTGGGAAACCGGGCGATATTAAGAAAATTATCATCAAAAACTTCAGAA CGAAACCAACACTGCCGGACAACTATCAGGAGCGGACGTGGGAGAAGCTGCGGGAAGCCGTGATCGCTATCCAGCTCTCGAAGCGCATCGAATACTCGCTGGAGGAGCTGTACCAGGCGGTCGAGAACATGTGCAGCCACAAGATGGACTCGCAGCTGTACGTCAACCTGACGTCGTTGGCCGAGCAGCACGTCAAGTCGAACATTACACCATTCCTGGCCGAGTCCGTCGACAAGTTGGTGTACCTGAAGAAGATGAACGATTGCTGGCAGTCGCACTGTCAGCAGATGATCATGATCCGCAGCATCTTCCTGTACCTAGACCGCACGTACGTGCTACAGAACCCGACGGTGCACTCGATCTGGGACATGGGCCTGGAGCTGTTCCGTGATCATATCGCGCAGAACGGCCTCGTGCAGACGCGAACGGTCGACGGGATCCTGATACTGATCGAAAAGGAGCGCCACGGCGAGGCGGTCGATCGGACGCTGCTGAAGAGCCTGCTGCGTATGCTGTCCGATCTGCAGATCTACCGGGAGGCGTTCGAGCAAAAGTTCCTGGTCGCCACCAAGCACCTGTACCAGTCGGAGGGTCAGGCGAAAATGGAGGAACTGGACGTGCCGGATTACCTGCAGCACGTCGACAAGCGGCTGCAGGAGGAGAACGAGCGGCTGCTGCACTATCTCGACAGTTGCACCAAGCATCAGCTGATCGTGACGGTGGAGCGGCAGCTCATTAACGAGCACATCACGGGCATCCTGCAGAAGGGGCTGGACCAGCTGCTGGAGGAGAACCGGCTGGCCGATCTGACGCTGCTGTATCAGCTGTTTAGCCGcgtgaaaaatggcaccaccgAGCTGTGCTCGCATTTTAACGCGTACATCAAGAAGAAGGGCCgcacgatcgtgatcgacCCGGAGAAGGACAAGTCGATGGTGCAGGACCTGCTGGACTACAAGGACAAGATGGACCACATCGTCAACACGTGCTTCGAGCGGAACGAAAAGTACGCCAACTCGCTGCGCGAAGCGTTCGAGTACTTCATCAACCAGCGCTCGAACAAACCGGCCGAACTGATCGCGAAGTACGTCGACATGAAGCTCCGGGCGGGCAACAAGGAGGCCACGGAGGAAGAGCTCGAGCAGATACTGGACAAGATTATGGTGCAGTTCCGGTTCATCCACGGCAAGGACGTGTTCGAGGCGTTCTACAAGAAGGATCTGGCCAAACGCCTGCTGGTGGGCAAGTCGGCCTCCGTCGACGCGGAGAAGAGTATGCTGTCGAAGCTGAAGCAGGAGTGTGGCGGCGGGTTTACCTCCAAGCTGGAGGGCATGTTCAAAGACATGGAACTGAGCCGGGACATTAACATCGCGTTCAAACAG AGCATGCAGAACGCGGAACACAAGGACCTACAAAACATCGATCTGACGGTCAACATACTGACGATGGGCTTTTGGCCGACGTACCCGCTGATGGAAGTGACCCTGCCACCCGAGCTGCTACAGTATCAGGCGATATTCAACAAATTCTACCTTGCCAAGCACAGTGGCCGGAAGCTCCAGTGGCAGCCCACGTTGGGGCACTGCGTGCTGAAAGCACAGTTCGATGCG GGACCAAAAGATTTGCAGGTCTCACTGTTCCAAGCCctggtcctgctgctgttcaACTACAATGCCATCATCATGTTCGAGGACATTTGCGCGGCGGTCAACATCGAG ACGGGTGAGCTGAAACGTACCCTACAGTCGCTGGCCTGCGGCAAGGCCCGAGTGCTGACAAAGATTCCGAAAGGGCGTGAGGTGGAAAATACCGACAAGTTTCAGTTCAACAACGAGTTTACGAATAAGCTGTTCCGCATCAAGATCAATCAGATACAGATGAAGGAAACG ACGGAGGAGCAAAAAGCCACCGAAGAACGTGTCTACCAGGACCGGCAGTATCAGATCGATGCCGCGATCGTGCGTATTATGAAGATGAGGAAAACGCTAAGTCACAATCTGCTGATTACGGAACTCTACAAACAGCTTACCTTTCCG ccGGCCGACTTGAAGAAACGCATCGAATCCCTGATCGACCGAGACTACATGGAGCGGGACAAGGATAACCAAAACCAGTACAACTACGTTGCCTAA